One region of Candidatus Omnitrophota bacterium genomic DNA includes:
- a CDS encoding glycosyltransferase, translating into MMKQEGNGPISESKRPYLSIVVPAKNERETLRPLYEAICAALDPLGEDFEIIFIDDGSGDGSFETLKELHRQDARVRALRFHINYGKSPALAAGFAASRGSVILTIDADMQDDPAEIPHLLEKLGEGYDLVSGWKKNRRDSLNRRLFSKIFNAVVSRASGIPLHDFNCGLKCYRREVFDQVRLYGEMHRFVPVMAGWYGFRIGELPVAHHPRRSGRSRYGRERIIRGFLDFATVMFFTRYVQRPSHLFGRIGLSLGLFGFIFFLASLFFLWYDAYAVGGIVLAIGIFLTLMGFQSIFLGLVAEMLTFLHRREEPPYFINESLG; encoded by the coding sequence ATGATGAAACAAGAAGGAAACGGCCCAATCTCTGAATCGAAACGTCCCTATCTATCGATCGTAGTTCCCGCCAAAAACGAACGGGAAACGCTGCGTCCGTTGTACGAGGCCATCTGCGCCGCGCTCGATCCCTTAGGCGAGGATTTCGAAATTATCTTCATCGATGACGGAAGCGGCGACGGTTCATTCGAAACGTTGAAGGAGTTGCATCGACAGGATGCGCGCGTGCGGGCGCTGCGATTTCATATCAATTACGGCAAATCCCCCGCCCTGGCGGCGGGATTCGCCGCCTCTCGCGGATCCGTCATTTTGACGATCGACGCCGATATGCAGGACGATCCGGCGGAAATCCCTCACTTGCTGGAAAAACTGGGCGAGGGGTACGATCTCGTTTCCGGGTGGAAGAAAAACCGCCGCGATTCCCTCAACCGTCGCCTTTTTTCCAAAATCTTCAACGCCGTCGTATCCCGCGCCAGCGGCATTCCCCTTCACGATTTCAATTGCGGATTGAAGTGCTACCGGCGGGAAGTCTTCGACCAGGTGCGCCTTTACGGCGAAATGCACCGCTTCGTCCCCGTCATGGCGGGATGGTACGGCTTCCGGATCGGGGAACTCCCCGTCGCCCATCACCCGCGCCGCTCCGGGCGCAGCCGGTACGGGCGAGAACGCATCATCCGCGGCTTTCTCGATTTCGCCACGGTGATGTTTTTCACCCGTTACGTGCAAAGGCCGTCGCATCTGTTCGGGCGCATCGGCCTTTCGCTGGGACTATTCGGTTTTATTTTCTTCTTGGCAAGCCTGTTTTTTCTATGGTATGATGCTTACGCCGTGGGAGGAATCGTTCTCGCCATCGGCATCTTTCTGACGCTTATGGGTTTTCAGTCGATTTTTCTGGGGCTTGTCGCTGAGATGCTGACCTTTCTGCACCGCCGCGAAGAGCCGCCCTATTTCATCAACGAAAGTTTGGGATGA